A window of the Campylobacteraceae bacterium genome harbors these coding sequences:
- a CDS encoding AraC family transcriptional regulator, protein MTNEIIKLKQLCELFSLNEKDGFSNTYIDDIKLFKVSSNDQLSPLFYNKGFSFVGQGRKIGYKNNAKFEHGSSDYLVICSPEAIQCETYILGDEPLIGIYINLDMNRLHRVVRKYSKFKHENKKNKELSFSITCNIRTEIIQEIYMKLLNILNSEIDSNILADGLLDELYYRILQSTNGPMLELMCEQNSDVSKISRAVEYIIENIDKKISLDEMARLTDMSINNFHKLFKQALNDTPVQYMKKIRLYKARQLIIYNNLRTVDAAQVVGYDSTSQFSREFKRYFGVSPSKIKETEAEA, encoded by the coding sequence ATGACAAATGAAATAATAAAATTAAAACAACTGTGTGAATTATTTTCTTTAAATGAAAAAGATGGTTTTTCAAATACGTATATTGATGACATCAAATTATTCAAAGTATCAAGCAATGATCAATTAAGTCCTTTATTTTATAATAAGGGATTTAGTTTTGTAGGTCAAGGTAGGAAAATTGGATATAAAAATAATGCAAAATTTGAACATGGTTCTAGTGATTATCTTGTAATTTGTTCTCCTGAAGCCATTCAATGTGAAACATATATACTAGGAGATGAACCCTTAATTGGTATTTATATAAACCTTGATATGAACAGACTTCATAGAGTTGTAAGAAAGTATTCTAAGTTTAAGCATGAGAATAAAAAAAACAAAGAACTGTCTTTTTCAATTACGTGTAATATTAGAACTGAAATAATTCAAGAAATTTATATGAAATTATTAAATATACTTAACAGTGAAATTGATTCAAATATCTTAGCAGATGGTTTGTTGGATGAACTTTATTATAGAATACTTCAAAGTACTAATGGCCCTATGTTAGAACTAATGTGTGAACAAAACAGTGATGTGTCAAAAATATCAAGAGCTGTTGAATATATTATTGAAAATATTGATAAAAAAATAAGCTTGGATGAGATGGCCAGATTAACAGATATGAGTATAAATAACTTTCATAAACTTTTTAAACAAGCATTAAATGATACTCCAGTGCAATACATGAAAAAAATCAGATTGTATAAAGCAAGACAATTGATTATATACAATAACCTAAGAACAGTTGATGCGGCACAAGTAGTTGGATATGACAGTACCAGTCAGTTTAGCAGAGAATTTAAGAGATATTTTGGAGTCTCCCCTAGTAAAATTAAAGAAACAGAAGCAGAGGCATAA
- a CDS encoding flavodoxin family protein: MKKTAIILGTSRANGNTANLTNIVAQKTNAVIFDISKYNILPFDYEHKNKHDDFINLIKEILTYDNIILSSPVYWFSPSVQMKLFLDRLTDLITVEKDLGKQLKGKNTAVISTSDAKNPESCFEDIFKHTFAYLGMNYKGMLHCACPFDSNATSGDSSYNLDKYLQKISTFSQSFVAIN, from the coding sequence ATGAAAAAAACAGCAATAATTTTAGGTACATCACGAGCCAATGGAAATACAGCAAACTTAACAAATATAGTTGCACAAAAAACAAATGCAGTTATCTTTGATATTAGTAAATACAATATTTTGCCCTTTGATTATGAACATAAAAATAAACATGATGATTTTATAAACTTAATCAAAGAGATTTTGACTTATGACAATATTATTTTATCAAGCCCTGTATATTGGTTTAGTCCCAGTGTTCAAATGAAATTGTTCTTAGACAGACTCACTGATTTAATTACCGTTGAAAAAGACTTAGGCAAACAATTAAAAGGTAAAAACACAGCAGTAATATCAACAAGTGATGCAAAAAACCCTGAAAGTTGTTTTGAAGATATATTCAAGCATACTTTTGCGTATTTAGGAATGAATTATAAAGGTATGTTGCATTGTGCCTGTCCTTTTGATAGTAATGCAACAAGTGGTGATTCTAGTTATAATTTAGATAAATATTTACAAAAGATTAGCACGTTTAGTCAATCTTTTGTAGCTATAAATTAA
- a CDS encoding YdiU family protein, whose product MKEIKQNAALVKTLDDLAQLVDYSLMNTLNEDPDAKENGLDYEARQVFSGHYVRVKPTAIKDPIYVSHSKNLFEELGFSDSLATSADFVSMFSGDMSSVPEPMTKLGWASGYALSIYGREYYAQCPFQTGNGYGDGRALSVFEGVINDKRWEMQLKGGGRTPYCRGADGRAVLRSSVREFLAQEHMHALGIPTSRSLSLYTSNTEKVQRPWFSHGSYSKDPDRMINEAVAISTRVSSSFLRVGQIELFARRARKNEHASAKEELEKIVLHLIEREYSEVIDKNLSTEKKVLLLAKTFLTRLSALIVNWVRIGYCQGNFNSDNCAAGGFTLDYGPFGFCDVFDPYYQPWTGGGEHFSFFNQAAAAEQNFHVFCSALQPLLQTSKKDLVLLEEIRSTFSSVIQEKMQKMWASKLGLKSFNAHLYTELELLMLQTSVDYTIFFRELSELPSDMEPLKKSFYNDVTNNAEIQERWLQWFKKWQALISSEENTKSEKEREALSSLMKSINPKYTLREWFLVPAYESANEGEYSLLRELQEVMINPYSELSKEMEEKYYRLKPSHFFDLAGISHVSCSS is encoded by the coding sequence ATGAAAGAAATAAAACAAAACGCTGCTCTTGTAAAAACACTTGATGATCTGGCACAGTTAGTAGATTATTCGTTAATGAACACACTAAATGAAGATCCTGATGCTAAAGAAAATGGCCTTGATTATGAAGCTAGACAGGTTTTTTCAGGTCACTATGTTCGCGTTAAACCAACAGCAATAAAAGATCCTATTTATGTATCACACAGTAAAAATTTATTTGAAGAATTGGGTTTTTCCGATAGTCTTGCTACTTCAGCTGATTTTGTTAGTATGTTTTCTGGGGATATGAGCTCTGTCCCAGAACCTATGACAAAATTAGGCTGGGCAAGTGGTTATGCGCTTTCTATTTATGGCAGAGAATATTATGCTCAGTGCCCTTTCCAAACAGGGAATGGATATGGGGATGGCAGAGCTCTTTCTGTATTTGAGGGCGTAATTAATGATAAACGTTGGGAAATGCAGTTAAAAGGAGGCGGAAGAACACCTTATTGTCGTGGGGCAGATGGTAGAGCCGTTTTACGATCCAGTGTTAGGGAATTTTTAGCGCAAGAACATATGCATGCTTTAGGAATTCCTACCTCACGTTCTTTGTCTTTATACACTTCAAACACGGAAAAAGTACAAAGACCATGGTTTTCTCATGGTTCTTATTCCAAAGATCCAGACAGAATGATTAATGAAGCCGTTGCAATTTCTACGCGTGTATCTTCCTCTTTTCTTCGTGTTGGACAAATAGAACTTTTTGCCAGACGTGCTAGAAAAAATGAACACGCATCTGCAAAAGAAGAGCTTGAAAAAATTGTTTTGCATTTGATTGAGCGAGAGTATAGTGAGGTAATTGATAAAAATTTAAGCACAGAAAAAAAAGTATTATTGTTAGCAAAAACATTTCTTACTCGTTTGAGTGCTCTTATAGTAAACTGGGTTCGTATTGGATATTGTCAAGGAAATTTTAACAGCGATAACTGTGCAGCTGGTGGTTTCACACTGGATTATGGACCTTTTGGCTTTTGTGATGTATTTGATCCGTATTATCAGCCTTGGACAGGTGGAGGAGAACACTTCTCTTTTTTTAATCAAGCCGCAGCAGCAGAACAAAATTTTCATGTGTTTTGCAGCGCTTTACAACCCTTGTTACAAACATCTAAAAAAGATTTGGTTTTATTAGAAGAAATTAGAAGTACTTTTTCTTCTGTAATACAAGAAAAAATGCAAAAAATGTGGGCTTCTAAACTTGGACTTAAAAGTTTTAATGCCCATTTGTATACTGAGCTAGAATTGCTTATGCTTCAAACATCTGTAGATTACACTATCTTTTTTCGTGAGCTCTCAGAACTGCCTTCTGATATGGAACCTTTGAAAAAAAGTTTTTATAATGATGTGACAAATAATGCAGAGATACAAGAACGTTGGTTACAGTGGTTTAAAAAATGGCAAGCTCTCATTTCTAGTGAAGAAAATACAAAATCTGAAAAAGAGCGCGAAGCGCTTTCATCTTTAATGAAAAGTATTAATCCCAAATACACCTTACGAGAGTGGTTTCTTGTGCCTGCATATGAGAGCGCAAATGAGGGTGAGTATTCACTCCTTAGAGAACTTCAAGAAGTTATGATTAATCCCTATTCAGAGCTCTCAAAAGAGATGGAAGAAAAGTATTATAGACTTAAACCCTCACACTTCTTTGATCTCGCTGGAATATCTCATGTTAGCTGTTCCTCCTAA
- a CDS encoding restriction endonuclease, which produces MLEMIIASFLKIWHLIPLIIFIILLKKFVNNKDKKSRINKNDENEKNGLTLEVRTQKNYENLGYEVKYQKKQENTEEIDLVCKRDNKILLIQCKNDSKTKSITEDDIKTFYKNALQYLKTNDIEKKDAQFRYVVAYSDVLHKSAIKILRDDFYNCKYVVL; this is translated from the coding sequence ATGCTTGAAATGATTATTGCTTCATTTTTAAAGATATGGCACTTAATACCACTGATTATTTTTATTATATTGTTAAAAAAATTTGTTAATAATAAAGACAAAAAAAGTAGAATAAATAAAAATGATGAAAATGAAAAAAATGGTCTTACGCTAGAAGTACGTACTCAAAAGAACTATGAAAATTTAGGTTATGAAGTAAAGTACCAAAAAAAACAAGAGAATACAGAAGAAATAGATCTTGTTTGTAAAAGAGATAATAAAATACTCCTAATTCAATGTAAAAATGATTCAAAAACAAAATCAATTACAGAAGATGACATAAAAACATTTTATAAAAATGCACTTCAATATCTGAAAACAAATGATATAGAAAAAAAAGATGCCCAATTTAGGTATGTAGTTGCCTACAGTGATGTTTTACATAAGTCAGCTATTAAAATACTAAGAGATGATTTTTACAATTGTAAGTATGTTGTTTTATAA
- a CDS encoding HD domain-containing protein, whose product MIYLSNTIKYDQISLKKILLVESQNKDIINVIKEINYLDTEILLAKNSEELEKIEDLLLEEMINEKTLDFKRNLHLEKKYNSSIKTINKLINEEINLQHDFYDKASLILFYQSELNDYLISINKKIESMINTSNSISSSILLKRKRLHRRIQKDIKNNKDISSSLKIIFTKDYERINSITKKLDLSILAMQKHINSIIYEKDKDLLNDIISNKLLQSKMLLDNSLEKLDKMEALDKEKILAIRMNFMNIKEIISYITNAKNQMLLQIIALNILKDDKDILNKTLFKIINDVSTYSNTIKIDILNNSDNIAKRSTLIVIIVGLVLLLLIIFSAFTLISRINIPLAGIIDFIKKISSHKISLLKNIPIEVEDEFGQLSNTFNKMTSSLHNNMNEIKELNIEIEDTQKEVIFTMGAIGESRSKETSNHVRRVAAYSELLAKKYPLDEHTVKILKEASPMHDIGKVGIPDSILKKPALLDAQEWKIMKTHAQLGYEMLKYSKREILKTASIVAYEHHEKWDGSGYPRGLKEEEIHIFGRITALADVFDALGSNRCYKRAWPLDKLLKLFKEERGKHFEPKLVDILFENLDDFLAIQKKYKDNN is encoded by the coding sequence ATGATTTATTTATCTAATACAATAAAATATGATCAAATTAGTCTAAAAAAAATCCTTTTAGTAGAAAGCCAAAACAAAGATATTATTAATGTTATAAAAGAAATTAATTATTTGGATACTGAAATCTTACTTGCAAAAAACAGTGAAGAATTAGAAAAAATAGAAGATTTATTATTAGAAGAAATGATAAATGAAAAAACTCTGGATTTTAAAAGAAATTTACACTTAGAAAAAAAATACAATAGCAGTATTAAAACAATTAACAAACTTATCAATGAAGAAATAAACTTACAACATGATTTTTACGATAAAGCCAGTCTCATTTTGTTTTATCAAAGTGAATTAAATGATTATTTAATTAGCATTAATAAAAAAATTGAAAGTATGATTAATACAAGTAATAGTATTTCCAGTTCTATTTTATTAAAGAGAAAAAGATTGCATAGAAGAATACAAAAAGACATTAAAAATAATAAAGACATATCCTCATCTTTGAAAATTATTTTTACTAAAGACTATGAACGAATAAACAGTATTACTAAAAAACTAGATCTTTCCATTTTAGCTATGCAAAAACATATTAATAGCATTATTTATGAAAAAGATAAAGATTTATTAAATGATATTATAAGTAATAAATTATTACAAAGTAAAATGCTGCTTGACAACAGTTTAGAAAAACTTGATAAGATGGAAGCTTTAGATAAAGAAAAAATATTAGCCATAAGAATGAATTTTATGAATATCAAAGAAATTATTTCTTATATTACAAATGCAAAAAATCAAATGCTTTTACAAATAATTGCTTTAAATATATTAAAAGATGACAAAGATATTTTAAATAAAACCCTTTTTAAAATCATTAATGACGTAAGTACTTATTCTAATACTATTAAAATTGATATTTTAAATAATTCAGATAATATTGCAAAAAGATCTACCCTTATAGTAATCATTGTTGGTTTAGTATTGTTGCTTTTAATTATTTTTTCCGCTTTTACTTTAATTTCAAGAATAAATATACCCTTGGCTGGAATAATAGATTTTATTAAAAAAATTTCTTCACATAAGATAAGTTTATTAAAAAACATACCCATTGAAGTAGAAGATGAATTTGGGCAACTTTCAAATACTTTTAATAAAATGACCTCTAGTTTGCATAACAATATGAATGAAATCAAAGAATTAAATATAGAAATAGAAGATACTCAAAAAGAAGTAATATTTACTATGGGTGCTATTGGGGAGAGTAGAAGTAAAGAAACAAGTAATCACGTAAGAAGAGTTGCCGCATATTCGGAGCTTTTAGCAAAAAAATATCCTTTAGATGAACATACAGTAAAAATTTTAAAAGAAGCTTCTCCTATGCATGATATAGGAAAAGTTGGAATTCCTGATTCTATTTTAAAAAAACCTGCTTTATTAGATGCCCAAGAATGGAAAATTATGAAAACACATGCGCAATTGGGTTATGAAATGTTAAAATACTCAAAAAGAGAGATATTAAAAACAGCGTCAATTGTTGCATATGAGCACCATGAAAAATGGGATGGATCAGGTTATCCAAGAGGATTAAAAGAAGAAGAAATACATATCTTTGGTCGTATAACAGCCCTTGCTGATGTTTTTGATGCTTTAGGAAGTAACAGATGTTATAAACGAGCTTGGCCTTTGGATAAATTATTAAAACTGTTTAAAGAAGAAAGAGGAAAACATTTTGAACCAAAACTGGTAGATATCTTATTTGAAAACCTGGATGATTTTTTAGCAATTCAAAAAAAATATAAAGATAATAATTAA
- a CDS encoding DUF1338 domain-containing protein encodes MNLDTLFISLWKEYIKLTPQAKTIHELFQEQENHIITNDHIAFRTLSLKECNIDVLSKVFLDLNYERKEHYTFKEKKLSAYYFMHKNPTYPKIFISELQLLSFDKRIQNIFNEIIKNIPLNILKSSELIYSGKHWDISYKTYEDIYKISEYAAWFYVYGFCANHFTVYINDLKNFTNIKDVNTFIKKSGFKLNTSGGEIKGSAKELLEQSSTLAQVIPIKFKEGIYNIPSCYYEFAKRYKNKNNHLFQGFVIQSADKIFESTNQH; translated from the coding sequence ATGAATCTTGATACCTTATTTATTAGCTTATGGAAAGAATATATTAAACTAACACCTCAAGCAAAAACAATACATGAACTGTTTCAAGAACAAGAAAATCATATTATTACAAATGATCATATAGCATTTAGAACACTTTCTTTAAAAGAATGTAATATTGATGTTTTATCTAAAGTTTTTCTTGATTTAAACTACGAAAGAAAAGAACATTATACTTTTAAAGAAAAAAAACTATCTGCCTATTATTTTATGCATAAAAATCCCACTTATCCGAAAATATTTATAAGTGAACTGCAACTTTTATCTTTTGATAAAAGAATACAAAATATATTTAACGAAATTATAAAAAATATTCCTCTTAATATTCTTAAAAGCAGCGAGCTTATTTATTCAGGCAAACACTGGGACATATCATATAAAACCTATGAAGATATATATAAAATCAGTGAATATGCTGCGTGGTTTTATGTTTATGGTTTTTGTGCAAATCATTTTACTGTTTATATTAATGATTTAAAAAACTTCACTAATATAAAAGATGTCAATACTTTTATAAAAAAATCCGGATTTAAATTAAATACAAGTGGAGGGGAAATTAAGGGAAGTGCAAAAGAATTATTAGAACAAAGCTCCACTTTAGCTCAAGTTATTCCTATAAAATTTAAAGAAGGAATTTATAATATACCTTCTTGTTATTATGAATTTGCAAAACGCTATAAAAATAAAAACAATCATTTATTTCAAGGTTTTGTAATACAATCCGCAGACAAAATATTTGAAAGCACAAATCAACATTAA
- a CDS encoding ABC transporter substrate-binding protein codes for MSTALSGPTKALGQNMYLGLNLAFQHENDLQKKFHYKITVLDDKYEPDLSAKNMRILTEDKKILAILGNVGTPTANVSVPIANEKKILFFGAFTGAGILRKIPPDKYIINYRASYRQETSYMIDMLLNNGIKAEEIAFFTQNDAYGDAGYYGAVSALEKRGFNKINTLAHGRYRRNTLNVEDGLISILDAQIDPKAIIIVGAYAPVAKFIHLAKEDFPSALFLNVSFVGSNALKKALNKNISNVLVTQVVPHFTSKLRIVKEYLSVLSHYEKNEIFSFVSLEGYIVGRLFIEALKNIPEKNINKENIIKAFENIKDFDIGLGFTSGFSKNNHQFSNKIWLTLLKNNQYIEFKWDLLNKED; via the coding sequence ATGAGTACTGCTCTTAGTGGACCTACCAAAGCGCTGGGTCAAAATATGTATTTAGGCCTTAATTTAGCATTTCAACATGAAAATGATTTACAAAAAAAATTTCACTATAAAATTACAGTCTTAGATGATAAATATGAACCAGACTTAAGTGCTAAAAATATGAGAATATTAACAGAAGATAAAAAAATTCTAGCAATACTTGGAAATGTTGGTACTCCTACTGCGAATGTTTCTGTTCCTATTGCAAATGAAAAGAAAATTCTCTTCTTTGGTGCTTTTACAGGAGCAGGCATTTTGCGAAAAATACCTCCTGATAAATATATTATAAATTACAGAGCATCCTATCGACAAGAAACTTCTTATATGATTGATATGCTTTTAAATAATGGTATTAAAGCAGAAGAAATTGCATTCTTTACACAAAATGATGCGTATGGAGATGCTGGATATTATGGTGCTGTTTCTGCTCTTGAAAAAAGAGGGTTTAACAAAATAAACACTTTAGCTCATGGCAGATATAGAAGAAATACCTTAAATGTAGAAGATGGTTTAATTAGTATTTTAGATGCACAAATTGATCCAAAAGCAATAATCATAGTAGGCGCTTATGCTCCTGTTGCTAAATTTATTCATTTAGCAAAAGAAGATTTTCCCTCTGCTTTATTTTTAAATGTATCTTTTGTTGGTAGTAATGCTTTAAAAAAAGCATTAAACAAAAATATATCCAATGTTCTTGTAACGCAGGTAGTTCCCCATTTTACATCAAAATTACGAATAGTAAAAGAATATTTATCTGTTTTATCACACTATGAAAAAAATGAGATTTTTTCTTTTGTATCCTTAGAAGGATATATTGTTGGAAGATTATTTATAGAAGCACTTAAAAATATACCAGAAAAAAATATTAACAAAGAGAATATTATTAAAGCCTTTGAAAACATAAAAGACTTTGATATTGGTCTTGGTTTTACGTCAGGTTTTTCTAAAAATAACCATCAATTTTCTAATAAAATTTGGCTTACTTTATTAAAAAACAATCAATATATTGAGTTTAAATGGGATTTATTGAATAAAGAAGATTAG
- a CDS encoding methyl-accepting chemotaxis protein, with protein sequence MFKNLSIKIKILAITLLGLFLIAGAVGFISVNKASQALTQMSYGSLTSARDGKTEQIKNFFMQKIADINMLAKTKDVNELAYDMDSIEGQMNINAEGKFPIDEELVQAMTKPHENFFSSYMKANKYANIYLINVETGQVVYAVDKKSDYGENLKTGGLKNSGLGEVFAKTMENKRATFVDIKPYGPSNNTPTMFLGAPVFEDEEITAILVFQISDIAINNVMKFRKGYAKTQEDYLVGTDYLMRSDSYLKPKTHSTKASFLNPSKGAVKTLASTNALKGKSDTKIIENYEGKAVLSAYALIKIGEDLKWAIISEITEEEVLMASNNIKIQSTIISLVFLIIISLITYFVINKEVIKPLNNFQYGLRDFFKYLNKENKTVSLLEVKSKDEIGLMAQEVNENITKTRDLMEEDIVLINDVKRVVSLVKEGKIKQEITKSTHNKNLEDLKIMINEMLEIMARDVAVDLNKIHNALISYQNLDFTHRIQNATGKTSLGLNALADIINEMLLENKSNGEALGKSSKVLLNNVSELNTNSNESAAALEETAAALEEITANITNNNQTIIKMSSYAKELDTSANGGKNLAEETTQAMNDINEQVSSIKEAIGVIDQISFQTNILSLNAAVEAATAGEAGKGFAVVAQEVRNLASRSAEAANEIKALVEAASIKANDGKHIASKMIDGYLGLNENISKTIELITDVQSASKEQEVGIAQINSAINELDHKTQKNASISNTTKDIANETDDIARVILQSADGKKFIQ encoded by the coding sequence GTGTTTAAAAACCTAAGTATAAAGATAAAAATTTTAGCAATCACACTTTTAGGATTGTTTTTAATAGCAGGTGCAGTTGGTTTTATTTCTGTAAATAAAGCAAGCCAAGCGCTTACTCAAATGAGTTATGGTTCTTTAACATCTGCACGTGATGGTAAAACAGAACAAATTAAGAACTTTTTTATGCAAAAAATTGCAGATATTAATATGCTGGCTAAAACAAAAGATGTTAATGAATTGGCTTACGATATGGACAGTATTGAAGGTCAAATGAATATTAATGCAGAAGGAAAATTTCCTATTGATGAAGAGTTGGTTCAAGCAATGACCAAACCTCATGAGAACTTTTTTTCAAGTTATATGAAAGCCAATAAATATGCGAATATTTATTTAATTAATGTTGAAACTGGGCAGGTTGTTTATGCTGTTGATAAAAAGTCTGATTATGGTGAAAATTTAAAAACAGGTGGCTTAAAAAACAGTGGTTTAGGTGAAGTCTTTGCTAAAACGATGGAAAATAAAAGAGCTACTTTTGTGGATATAAAACCTTATGGCCCAAGCAATAATACTCCTACGATGTTTTTAGGTGCTCCTGTTTTTGAAGATGAAGAAATTACAGCCATATTGGTATTTCAAATAAGTGATATTGCTATTAATAATGTAATGAAGTTTAGAAAAGGTTATGCAAAAACCCAAGAAGATTATCTTGTGGGAACTGATTATTTAATGAGAAGTGACAGTTATTTAAAACCTAAAACACACAGTACAAAAGCATCTTTTTTAAATCCATCTAAGGGAGCTGTAAAAACACTGGCTTCAACAAATGCTTTAAAAGGTAAATCAGATACTAAAATTATAGAAAACTATGAAGGAAAAGCTGTTTTATCTGCTTATGCACTTATTAAAATTGGTGAAGATCTAAAATGGGCGATTATTTCTGAAATTACAGAAGAAGAAGTATTAATGGCTTCAAATAATATAAAAATTCAAAGTACTATTATCTCTCTTGTGTTTTTAATTATAATTTCTCTTATTACGTATTTTGTGATTAATAAAGAAGTAATCAAACCTTTAAATAATTTTCAATACGGATTAAGGGATTTTTTCAAGTATTTAAACAAAGAAAATAAAACAGTAAGTTTACTTGAGGTGAAGAGCAAAGATGAAATTGGTTTGATGGCTCAAGAAGTAAATGAAAATATCACAAAAACAAGAGATCTAATGGAAGAAGATATTGTTTTAATTAATGATGTTAAAAGAGTTGTTTCTCTTGTAAAAGAGGGAAAAATCAAACAAGAAATCACTAAAAGTACTCACAATAAAAACCTAGAAGATTTAAAAATTATGATTAATGAAATGCTTGAAATAATGGCAAGAGATGTTGCTGTTGATTTAAATAAAATTCATAATGCTTTAATAAGTTATCAAAATCTTGATTTTACTCATAGAATACAAAATGCCACGGGAAAAACATCTTTGGGATTAAATGCTTTGGCCGACATAATTAATGAAATGTTGCTTGAGAATAAATCAAATGGAGAAGCCTTAGGAAAAAGCAGTAAGGTTTTACTTAATAATGTAAGTGAATTAAATACAAATTCAAATGAATCTGCTGCTGCACTAGAAGAAACGGCTGCTGCTTTAGAAGAGATTACTGCTAATATCACGAACAATAATCAAACCATAATTAAAATGTCTTCGTATGCAAAAGAATTAGATACTTCGGCAAATGGAGGAAAAAATCTTGCAGAAGAAACAACACAAGCAATGAATGATATAAATGAACAAGTATCCTCTATTAAAGAAGCAATAGGAGTAATAGATCAAATATCCTTTCAAACCAATATTTTATCTCTTAATGCAGCTGTTGAAGCAGCAACAGCAGGAGAAGCTGGAAAAGGTTTTGCTGTTGTTGCCCAAGAAGTACGAAACTTAGCTTCAAGATCAGCAGAAGCTGCAAATGAAATCAAAGCACTTGTAGAAGCTGCTTCAATAAAAGCAAATGATGGAAAACACATTGCTTCTAAAATGATTGATGGTTATTTGGGACTGAATGAAAATATTTCTAAAACCATAGAACTTATTACAGATGTGCAAAGTGCAAGTAAAGAACAAGAAGTAGGAATTGCGCAAATAAATTCTGCTATTAATGAACTGGATCATAAAACACAGAAGAATGCAAGTATTTCTAATACAACCAAAGATATAGCCAATGAAACGGATGATATTGCAAGAGTCATTTTACAAAGTGCTGATGGTAAAAAATTTATTCAATAA
- a CDS encoding DUF1330 domain-containing protein, with translation MAYEMLVGLDIIDEINYQKYRQLILPLAVKYGGSILYDFKVSEVLKSQTKDKINRVFTICFENEDKMNAFFLNPDYLTIKEKYFNKAVASTSIISSYTKEENS, from the coding sequence ATGGCATATGAAATGCTCGTAGGGTTAGATATTATTGATGAAATAAACTACCAAAAATACAGACAGCTTATACTCCCCCTAGCAGTAAAATACGGTGGCAGTATTCTTTATGATTTTAAAGTATCAGAAGTATTAAAATCGCAGACAAAAGATAAAATCAATCGTGTCTTTACAATATGTTTTGAAAATGAAGATAAAATGAATGCGTTCTTTTTAAACCCAGATTATTTAACAATAAAAGAAAAATACTTTAACAAAGCGGTTGCTAGTACAAGTATTATTTCAAGTTATACTAAAGAAGAAAACAGCTAA